Below is a genomic region from Hippea sp. KM1.
CAGAAACATTTGACGATGTGGATGATTTCAATGGCTTAAGCTGCACAACCGGCTCAAACGGGTGTTTTCCTGATGTTACGCCGGGGTATCATGTAGAGGTAACTGTTCAATGTGTAAAACTGAATGGCAACAGTGTTGAGGTTGCAAGCTGTCCTGAGAATTTTAAACTCATAACTGTTAAGGTTAAATCAAAAGGGCTTAATGAAACATACACACTAAAGGCGCTAAAGGGAAACTTTTAGGAGGATTTTGAATTTTGGATTTTGGATTTTGAATTAGAGAGTGGATATGGGATTTAATAGATCTAAAATTTATAATCCAAAATTGCAGGTAAGCGGTTTTACGCTTGTTGAGTTGATCATAACGATGGTGCTTGTGGGCATAGTGGCTTATCTTGGTTCAAACCTAATCATGCCCGTTATGGAAGGGTATGTGGATACACAGGTAAAAACGCTTCTGTTCAATGAAGCCCAGTATGCTGCAAGCAGGATGGCAATTGAACTGAGAAATGCAATACCAAACACGGTTAAGGTTTTGAGCAACAGTGAAATCGAGTTTGCAGAGTTTTCTGATGCTGGTTACTATTCGCCGCTTCAAAACTCAGACAATATTACATGCATTGGGATTAATGTTGCGGCAAATGACTATGTGTCTATTTACAACACAAAGCCCGATTATTTCTATAGTGATAATAAGTCTATTCACAGGGTCTATACGATAAAAGACATACAGGGCGGAAGATGTATCCTGAATAAAAACATCATCAAGGACTCACCCTATCACAGGATATACAAAATAGGCAAAATTGTGAAGTTTTACTTAAAAGACAGGAAGATTTACAGGGATTCTGTCGATTTTCCAAACAAAGCAAAAATAGAAGAGGGTGGATACATAATGGCAAATTACATAAAAAGCCTGAAGTTCACATACATGCAAGGCTTTACATTCAGGCAGGCCGTGTTAAAAATCGAGCTTGTTATGAGAAAGGGCGATGTTGAGTTGACATACAACCAGGAGGTGCATATAAGAAATGTCCCTTAACAACAAAGGTTCTTTGATTTTTATTGTTTTTTTGCTTATACTATTTGCGTTTATTGGAGGGATGATCGTTAGCCTTCTGTCAAGCAGCAGCATCTCCTCTTCTGAGGATCTGCTTTCTGCTCAAGCCCTTTACCTTGCAGAAAGTGGCAAGGAAATTGCTATTGAAAGGTGTGTAATAGAAGGTAGCTGTATAGGTGGGGTTTACACAATGGGCAATGGAAAGATAACTCTAAAATTTTTAGGAAACTCCACGATAACATTGGATAACGGCTCAACCGTGAAGTTGCATACGGTAACAAGTGAAGGGGAGATTGGTGATATAAAACGCAAGATAGAGTTTAAGTTCTGGAATTGATATGTATAAGGATTTTTTTGGCTTTGAAGAGGAACCGTTCAGGCTAACACCCGATCCTGAGTTCTTTTATAGCTCTGAGGAGCACGACGATGCCATAAGAACCATAGAGTATGCGATTAGCTCAAGGAGGGGAATAATAGTCCTTGTGGGCGATGTGGGCGTGGGAAAGACCACATTGAGCAGGGTCCTTCTAAATAAGCTCATAAACACCCAGGTCAGTCTGGTTTTAAACCCATTTCTATCAGAAAGCGAAATACTCAAATACATAGCAAAGGATTTTGGCTTGAACATAGAAAACAAAGACAAGGGCGAGATATTTCAAGATTTGGTGGATTACTTTGTAGGGCTTTATAAATCCAACAACAACGCATTGATAATCGTGGATGAGGCTCAGCATTTGAGTTTTGAATCTATGGAGATGATAAGGCAAATCTCAAATATTGAGATGGAGAACGCCAAGCTCGTTCAGATCCTGCTTGTTGGCCAAAGTGAGCTAATAAATAAACTAAACCAGACAAAACTCAGGCAGATAAAGCAGAGGGTTGCCTATTGGGTATACCTTAAAGGCTTAAGCTTTGAAGAGACAAAATCATACATAGAATACAGGGTAAATCAGGCCCTAAAGTACAGACGATCGATATTCAAAGACAGGGCTGTAAAATACATCTATAAGCTGACAAGAGGCAATCCCAGGGAGATAAATCAGCTTGCAGAAACA
It encodes:
- a CDS encoding ExeA family protein gives rise to the protein MYKDFFGFEEEPFRLTPDPEFFYSSEEHDDAIRTIEYAISSRRGIIVLVGDVGVGKTTLSRVLLNKLINTQVSLVLNPFLSESEILKYIAKDFGLNIENKDKGEIFQDLVDYFVGLYKSNNNALIIVDEAQHLSFESMEMIRQISNIEMENAKLVQILLVGQSELINKLNQTKLRQIKQRVAYWVYLKGLSFEETKSYIEYRVNQALKYRRSIFKDRAVKYIYKLTRGNPREINQLAETSLIFAASRNSKKVYPKDVVMAAKEYYKFDKKRLLRLGLAGIIR
- a CDS encoding PilW family protein, with the protein product MGFNRSKIYNPKLQVSGFTLVELIITMVLVGIVAYLGSNLIMPVMEGYVDTQVKTLLFNEAQYAASRMAIELRNAIPNTVKVLSNSEIEFAEFSDAGYYSPLQNSDNITCIGINVAANDYVSIYNTKPDYFYSDNKSIHRVYTIKDIQGGRCILNKNIIKDSPYHRIYKIGKIVKFYLKDRKIYRDSVDFPNKAKIEEGGYIMANYIKSLKFTYMQGFTFRQAVLKIELVMRKGDVELTYNQEVHIRNVP